The DNA window GTGCCCTCAACGGCGTGGCGGGCGTCGCGGTGGCGGGCGAGGCCGCGAGCATCGATGCGGCCGCCGAGCAGATCCGCACCGAGGCGCCGGACGTGGTGCTGCTGGACGTACAGATGCGGGGCGAAACGGGCTTCGACCTGCTCGACCGCGTCGAGGCCCCCGTGCAGGTGGTATTTATCACCGCCCACGACGAGTACGCAGTTCGGGCCTTCGAGGTGAATGCGCTCGACTACCTCCTCAAGCCCGTCGACCCGGACCGCCTCGCGGAGGCCCTCCGGCGCACCCGGCAGGCCGAGACCGCCCTGCCCGAGGACGAAGACACGGATCCGGAAGGCCTCGCGTACGATGACCTCTTCTTCTACGAGGACGGGCGCCGCCCCCGCTTCATCCGGGTCCGCGAGATCATCTGTATTGAGGCGGCCGGCAACTACACCGAGCTCCACGTTGCGGACGGCACCACGGCCCTCACCTCCACGACGCTCTCGACGTGGACCGACCGACTGCCCGATGCTCATTTCGCCCGGATCCACCGCTCCACGATCGTCAACGTCGAGCGCGTGGCCACCGTAGAGCAGGAAGACGGCCGGACCTACAGCGTCCACGTTGAGGGCCGGGACGACCCGCTCTCGATGAGCCGACGACGGGCCCGTGCGCTCCGCGACCGACTCGCCTAGCGCCACACGTCCACGCGATCTTCACGCCCAGAGGCCGGACGCGGCCTTGCAAGTGCGCCCCACGACCGATACCGTTGGATTGCGACGCTAGTTTAGAACTAGTCTAAATAAGGCCTATCGACGGAATCACGATGCGTCCCTGCGCCCTTTTGCTCCTTCTCATCGGCCTTCTGCCCCTTCTCAACGCCCCCCCGCAGGCCCAGCCGGCCCCGGCGCGACCGGTCGCCGACACGACGGCCCGCGCCGATTCGCTCTGGCAGCTCGACATGGAGCAGGTCGTGGTCACCGCCACCCGCGCCGAGCGGTCGGCCGACGACGTGGGCGTGCCGGTGTCGGTCATCGGGCAGCAGGAAATCGAGGCGCAGGGCGCCGCCCGGGCCACGGACCTGCTGGCCGACCAGCCCGGCCTCTCCATCAACAACGACCACGGCTCGGGCCTCCAGATGCGGGGGCTCGGTCCCGAGTACACGTTGATCCTGCTGGATGGAGAGCCCATCGTCGGGCGCACCGCCGGCACGCTCGACCTCGGCCGGCTCACCACGGCCAACATCGAGCGTGTGGAGGTGGTGCGGGGTCCGACCTCCTCGCTGTACGGCAGTGAGGCCTTGGCGGGGGTCGTCAACTTCATCACCGGCGCCCCGGCCGGGGACCTGGGGGGCGAGGTGCGCACCCGGTACGGGACGCACGGGACTGTCGACCTGAGTGCCCGGCTGGAGGGGACGAGCGGGCCGTGGCAGGGATCGGTGTTCGTCGACCGGTACCGAACGGGCGGCTACGACCTCTCCCCTGCGGCCCTCGCCCCCACCCGCCCCGGCTACGTCGACTACACGGCCCAGGCCCGGGGGCAGTATGAAGCCGGCCCGAGCACCACATTTTCTCTGCGCGGCCGCCTCGCCACGCAGTCGCAGAACTACGACGTCGGCATCAGTGCGGACGGGACGACGGGCGATGTCCGCCACGCGCAGCAAAACGACCGGCACGACTGGAACGCGTCCGCCGAGGTCGAGCAGCAACTGGGCGCCGGATGGCGGCTCACCGGCACGCTCTACTGCGCGGGCTACCACACCGACCAGTCGCTCCGCCGCGTCGATAATGGCACGATCCGCAGCGAATCGGTACTCGACCAGTACCACGGGGAGGCCGAGGCGGTGCTCCGCGGGGCCCTCGGCAACAATCACCTGCTGACCGTGGGGGCGGGCACGACCGTCGAGACCATCGACGCCGACCGCAAGACCGGGACCCGGCGCGGGGGCTTTGGCTTCGTGCAGGACGAGTGGAGTCCGCTGGCGTCCCTCGACGTGACGGGCAGCCTCCGGCTCGACGGCAACAGCGACTACGCCTCCCGCCTGAGCCCCAAGATGGCCGTCCGCTACGCGCCGTTCGACCGCGTGTCGTTCCACGCGTCCGTCGGCAGTGGCTACAAGGCCCCGGCCTTCCGACAGCTCTACCTCAACTTTACCAACCCGCAGGCCGGATACAGCGTCTTCGGCACCACGGAGGCGCAGCGCGGCCTCCAGCAGTTCGAGGAGCAGGGCCAGATCGACACCTTCTTCCGCGACCCGAGCACGCTGGGCGAGCCCCTGGCCCCCGAAACCTCGTGGGCGTTCAACGCCGGCTTCACCGCGTCGCTCTGGGGAGACGCCACACTCCGCCTCGATGCCTACCACAACGAGGTCGACAACCTGATCGACGCCGAGGCGGTGGCGCGCAAGACCAACGGGCAGAGCGTGTTCACCTACGTCAACCGCAATGAGATTTACACCCGGGGCGTGGAGGCCCGGCTTACCCTTCGCCCGACCTCTGCCCTTCGCGTGCAGCTCGGCTACGACTACCAGGAGGCGAAGGACCGGCAGGTGCTCGACGAGCTGGAGGCCGGCGATGTCTACCGGCGGGAAAACGGACGGGACGTGCAGGTCTCCCCCGACGACTACGCCGGCCTGCCCGGACGACCGGCCCACACCGGCACCGTGCAGCTCCGGCACATGGCCCTGCCGTTTGGACTCACCGCCAACGTGCAGGGGACGCTCCGGGGCCGCGCCGGCTACGCCGACCGCAACGGCAACGGCATCGTCGACGTCGACCGCGAATACGTGGAGGCCCGCACGCGCTGGGACGTCACGGTCTCCAAGACGCTACTCGACGACTACACCCTGCGGCTGGGCGGCGAGAACCTCTTCGACTACACAAATCCACGACGCGTCCCTTCGATTCCGGGGCGCACCTGGTTCGCCGAACTCCAGGCCCAATTCTGATCCCACACACGCACGTCGACTCCGCACGATGAACACGAGCACACTCGTTCACAACCGAATTTCCATCCGTACCATGCGACGCATCTCTTCCCTTCTTTCGATTCTACTTCTCGGCGGCGCCCTCGTCCTCACCGGCTGCGACAGCACCGGCGTGTCCGGCGACGACGGAGAGGACGACGCCCCTCTCACCATGACCCGCGTGGAGAACCTCCCTGGCGATCCCGACACCACCAGCGGCGGGGGGTACCCACAGGGGCACAACCAGTTTGCCTTCTTCAGTCTTCGGGACAGCTCTGTCGTCCTGCACTCCGACGAGCAGGCCCGCACTGATTCGGCCTCCACCATGTGGGACCTCGCCTTCCGGGGCACCGACATTATTGTGAACGGCGGCCCGAACGGTCCCGGACAAGGCGCAGCCTACGTCGCCGAGAACGCCTTTCAGGAGGTCTCCGAGGTGACTCCCGATAGCCTCACCCGTCACGCCGTAGAGGACTGGTATAACTACAACGAAAATGGCAACCACATCGTCCGCCCAACGCCGGGCCACACCATCGTCGTGCGCACCGCCGACGGCGAGTCGTACGCCAAGCTCCGCATCCTCAGCTACTACGAGGGCGCTCCCGAAAATCCGGCTGAGAGCGGCGCCGAGTCGCGCTACTACACCTTCGAGTACGTGCTCCAGGACGACGGCACGCGCTTCGAGTAGCGGCGACATGCATCCTCCCCACACGCTACACATTCCCTCCAGTCCCATGACTTCCCGCTGTCCCCTCACGCCCCAGCATCTGTTGCCCATCGCAAAGAGGCTGTGCCTGCTCCTCGCGGTGGGCGGACTGCTGGGCGCCCCCGCCGCCCACGGCCAATCCCCCGCCGACACCAGCCGCATCGTCACGCTCGGCGGCTCCGTCACCGAGATCGTGTACGCGCTGGGCGCCGGCGACCAGGTGGTGGGCGTCGACGCGTCGAGCGTCCACCCGGATGCGGCCACCGAGACCCCCAGCGTGGGCTACTTCCGGCAGGTACCCGCAGAGGGCGTCCTCTCGCTCGACCCGTCGCTGATTCTGGCGCTGGACGGGACCGGCCCGCCCGCCGTCCTCGACCAGTTTCGGAGTGCGGGCGTCCGCACCGTGCTGGTGCCCGATACGTCGAGCGTCGCAGGGGCGAAGCGGAAGATTCGGCGGATCGCCGGGCTGCTCGGGCGCGAGGCGAGGGCCGACTCGCTGATCCGGGACATGGAGGAAGACCTGGAGGCGGCCCGCGCGCTCCGTCGGCGCGCCGAGTCGACGCCGGAGGTGCTCTTCGTCTACGCCCGGGGCAGCGGATCGATGAGCGTGGCGGGCACGGGCAGCTCGGCGGAGGCGATGATCGAGCTGGCAGGCGGCGAAAACGCGATCACCGGCTTCGAGGGCTTCAAGCCGATGTCCGCCGAGGCGGTGGTGGGCGCCGAGCCGGACGTGATTCTCATGCTCACGCGGGGCCTAGAGAGCATCGGCGGCGTGGAGGGGCTGATGGAGCAGCCGGGCATCCCGCTCACGCCCGCCGGCGAGAACCGACGCGTGGTGGCGATGGACGACCTGCTTCTGCTCGGGTTCGGCCCCCGGCTCGGAACGGCGGTGGAGGGGCTTACGGAGAAGCTGCACCCCGCCCTGGAGTCGACCGCGCCTTCGTCGTCTGCATCCCAACAGTAGCGCGGCATGGATTTCTCCGCGGTTACGACGAATTCCGGGACGGACACGCGCACCGACGCGCGGGAGGGCCCTCGCCCGTCCGGCGCCGCGTCGTCGAGACGGGCCCGGCAGCGGGGCCGTGAGTGGCGGGTGTTGACGGGCCTCGTCGCCCTGCTGCTCGGGGCCGTCGCGGCGGGCCTGGCCGTCGGGGCCGTCGCCATCTCGCCGGGGCAGGTGCTGGCCATCCTCGGCGACAAGGTCGGCCTCACGCTGCCGTGGTCCTACGAACACCGACAGGCCCTCGTGCTCACGGCCATCCGGCTGCCGCGGGTCCTGCTGGGGGTGGGCGTGGGCGGCGGGCTTGCCGTGAGCGGGGCGGTGATGCAGGGCCTCTTCCGCAACCCGCTGGCGGACCCGAGCCTCATCGGGGTGTCGAGCGGGGCCGCGCTGGCGGCGGTGGTCACGATCGTGCTGGGGAGCACGCTGGTCGGCGCCTGGGGCGACACGCTGGGGGCCGTGCTGCTGCCGGCGGCGGCCTTCGTGGGCGGGGTGGGGGCCACGGTGGTCGTCTACCGCCTCGGCACGCGGAACGGGCAGACCTCCGTGGCGACCATGCTCCTGGCGGGCATCGCCATCAACGCGCTGGCCGGGGCGGGGACCGGCCTCATGACGTTCATCGCGGACGACGACCAGCTCCGCGACCTCACGTTCTGGACGCTGGGCAGCCTCGGCGGGGCCACCTGGACGCAGCTCGCCGTCGTGGGGCCGTGCCTCCTCGGCGGCATGATTGCGGCGCCCTTCCTGGCACGCCCGCTCAACGCCCTGCTGCTGGGAGAAGGGGAGGCCTACCACCTCGGAATCAACATCGAGCGGACGAAGAAACTCGTCGTCACGCTGGCGGCCCTCGTGGTGGGCGCCGCCGTGGCCGTAAGCGGCGTCATCGGCTTCATCGGGCTCGTGGTGCCGCACCTGCTGCGCCTGGCCGTGGGGCCGGACCACCGGGTCCTCATCCCCGGCTCGGCGCTCCTCGGGGGCGCGCTCCTCCTCGGGGCCGACGTGCTGGCCCGCACCATCGTGACCCCCGCCGAACTGCCAATTGGCATCGTGACGGCCCTCGTGGGGGCGCCCTTCTTCCTCTGGCTCCTCCTGCGCGACCGCACCCGGGGGGCCGGATACTCGTTCTGACCACAGCCCCCACCTGCACACTGCCTCGCCGTTCTCACTCCGCACCCGCTCCGCGCACCTTCATGCTCCGGCTCGCCCGCCTCCCCATCGCCCTCATGTTGCTGCTTCTGGGCGCCTGCTCGGCCAATGCCGGGCGTGCCCAGCCCGCGCCGTCCGTTGCTCCCCCCGCGCTCCACGACCTGCGGGTCGACGTGGGCTATCTCTCGGCCGATCTGCTGCGGGGGCGCGAGACGGGGACCAAAGGGGCGCGCCTCGCCGCACAGTACCTCGTGCAGCGCTTCCGGGAACTGGGGCTCGCGCCGGGGCTCGACAGCACATGGACGCAGCCGTTTGACGTCACGTACAGCCCGAATCCGCACGCACCGTCGGGACACGGGACGCCGCGCACCGGCCGCAATGTCGTGGCGCATCTCGACCGGGGGGCCGGGCGCACCGTCGTCATCGGCGCCCACTACGATGGGCTCGGCTACGGGGGGCCGGGCTCCCGCTCGCCGGGCGACTCGCTCATCCACAACGGCGCCGACGACAACGCCAGCGGCGTGGCGGCCCTGCTGGAGATGGCCCACCAGCTCAAAAATTCCGACGCCCTGTCCAGCAACGTCCTCTTCGTCGCCTTCTCGGGGGAGGAGCTGGGGCTCTACGGCTCGAAGCACTTCGTCGACGCGATGCCGATGCCCCCCGACCAGGTCCGCTACATGATCAATCTCGACATGGTGGGCCGTCTCGGCGATTCGCGGCGGCTGGTGGTGAGCGGCACCGGCACCTCGCCCGCCTGGGCCCCCGCCCTCGACGCGGCGGCCGAGGCAACTAACATCACGCTCGCCGAAGACCCGTCCGGCCTCGGCGCCTCCGACCACACCTCGTTCTATCTCGACGACATTCCGGCCGTCCACCTCTTTACTGGCGCACACGACCACTACCACACGCCCGGCGACGACAGCCATCGCATCGACTACGACGGGCTGCACGACGTCGCCACCTTCGCCGTCCGCCTCGTCGAGGCGTTGGGCGACGACGGGGACCTGCCGTTCACGGAGACCGACAATGAGCCTCAGGGCCGCCGGACGTCGTTCGACGTCACCCTGGGCGTTATGCCCGACTACACCTTCGACGGGACGGGGATGCGCATCGACGCGGTGACCGAAGACGATGGCCCCGCGGCCCGTGCGGGACTCCGGGCGGGCGACGTGGTGGTGCGCGTCGGCGACGTGACGGTCGACGATATCTATGCTTACATGGACGCCCTCGGCGAGCTGGCGCCGGGAGACGCGACCACCGTGGTTGTGAAGCGCGGCGATCAGACCCTGAAGGCCGAGGTCCAGTTTTGATCCCCGAATCCACCCGACGGCGTCCATCCGCCCCCATCGCCACCTGCACGAATCTTCCGAACGCGCGTCGTCGGACTGCCCGACGCGCCGGCACGATCCTGCCATGATTGCCCTCCGCGACATTACGGTGCACATCGGGGACGCGACGCTCATCGAGCGCGTGTCCGCCGCCGTGCGGCCCGGCCAGATGACGGCGGTCGTGGGCCCGAACGGTGCGGGCAAGACGACGCTCCTGCGCGTGGCCAGCGGCGAGCTCACGCCGTCCGAAGGGGCCGTTCAGCTAGACGACCGTCCGCTCGCCGCGCTCTCCGAGCAGGCGCAGGCGCGACGGCGGGCCGTGCTGCCCCAGGCCTCCCGGCTTCACTTCGCCTTTTCGGTGCTGGAGGTCGTGCTCATGGGCCGCACGCCGCACGTGCAGGGCCGGGAGGGCCCGGAAGACTGGGCCATCGCCGAGGATGCCCTCGACGCCGTGGCAATGGCCGGCTTCGCGGATCGCGACGTCCCGACCCTATCCGGCGGCGAGCAGCAGCGCGTCCACCTCGCGCGGGCGCTGGCGCAGATCTGGACGCCCCCGGACGACGGACACCGATACCTGCTGCTCGACGAGCCCACCGCCAGCCTCGACCTCGCCCACCAGCAGAATGTGCTGCGCACGGCCCGCGCCTTCGCGGACCAGGGGGCCGGCGTGCTCGCCATCCTGCACGACCTGAACCTCGCGGCGCAGTTTGCCGACCACGTCGTCGTGATGGCGGACGGCGGCGTCCACGCCCAGGGCG is part of the Salinibacter ruber DSM 13855 genome and encodes:
- a CDS encoding TonB-dependent receptor plug domain-containing protein, translated to MRPCALLLLLIGLLPLLNAPPQAQPAPARPVADTTARADSLWQLDMEQVVVTATRAERSADDVGVPVSVIGQQEIEAQGAARATDLLADQPGLSINNDHGSGLQMRGLGPEYTLILLDGEPIVGRTAGTLDLGRLTTANIERVEVVRGPTSSLYGSEALAGVVNFITGAPAGDLGGEVRTRYGTHGTVDLSARLEGTSGPWQGSVFVDRYRTGGYDLSPAALAPTRPGYVDYTAQARGQYEAGPSTTFSLRGRLATQSQNYDVGISADGTTGDVRHAQQNDRHDWNASAEVEQQLGAGWRLTGTLYCAGYHTDQSLRRVDNGTIRSESVLDQYHGEAEAVLRGALGNNHLLTVGAGTTVETIDADRKTGTRRGGFGFVQDEWSPLASLDVTGSLRLDGNSDYASRLSPKMAVRYAPFDRVSFHASVGSGYKAPAFRQLYLNFTNPQAGYSVFGTTEAQRGLQQFEEQGQIDTFFRDPSTLGEPLAPETSWAFNAGFTASLWGDATLRLDAYHNEVDNLIDAEAVARKTNGQSVFTYVNRNEIYTRGVEARLTLRPTSALRVQLGYDYQEAKDRQVLDELEAGDVYRRENGRDVQVSPDDYAGLPGRPAHTGTVQLRHMALPFGLTANVQGTLRGRAGYADRNGNGIVDVDREYVEARTRWDVTVSKTLLDDYTLRLGGENLFDYTNPRRVPSIPGRTWFAELQAQF
- a CDS encoding heme/hemin ABC transporter substrate-binding protein produces the protein MTSRCPLTPQHLLPIAKRLCLLLAVGGLLGAPAAHGQSPADTSRIVTLGGSVTEIVYALGAGDQVVGVDASSVHPDAATETPSVGYFRQVPAEGVLSLDPSLILALDGTGPPAVLDQFRSAGVRTVLVPDTSSVAGAKRKIRRIAGLLGREARADSLIRDMEEDLEAARALRRRAESTPEVLFVYARGSGSMSVAGTGSSAEAMIELAGGENAITGFEGFKPMSAEAVVGAEPDVILMLTRGLESIGGVEGLMEQPGIPLTPAGENRRVVAMDDLLLLGFGPRLGTAVEGLTEKLHPALESTAPSSSASQQ
- a CDS encoding LytR/AlgR family response regulator transcription factor, translated to MPDPLQILIVDDERLARRSIRSALNGVAGVAVAGEAASIDAAAEQIRTEAPDVVLLDVQMRGETGFDLLDRVEAPVQVVFITAHDEYAVRAFEVNALDYLLKPVDPDRLAEALRRTRQAETALPEDEDTDPEGLAYDDLFFYEDGRRPRFIRVREIICIEAAGNYTELHVADGTTALTSTTLSTWTDRLPDAHFARIHRSTIVNVERVATVEQEDGRTYSVHVEGRDDPLSMSRRRARALRDRLA
- a CDS encoding heme ABC transporter ATP-binding protein, which gives rise to MIALRDITVHIGDATLIERVSAAVRPGQMTAVVGPNGAGKTTLLRVASGELTPSEGAVQLDDRPLAALSEQAQARRRAVLPQASRLHFAFSVLEVVLMGRTPHVQGREGPEDWAIAEDALDAVAMAGFADRDVPTLSGGEQQRVHLARALAQIWTPPDDGHRYLLLDEPTASLDLAHQQNVLRTARAFADQGAGVLAILHDLNLAAQFADHVVVMADGGVHAQGAPASVLTPPCIREVFGWPVCVLAHPTQSCPLIVPDGAEAGATVSDPNSL
- a CDS encoding M20/M25/M40 family metallo-hydrolase is translated as MLRLARLPIALMLLLLGACSANAGRAQPAPSVAPPALHDLRVDVGYLSADLLRGRETGTKGARLAAQYLVQRFRELGLAPGLDSTWTQPFDVTYSPNPHAPSGHGTPRTGRNVVAHLDRGAGRTVVIGAHYDGLGYGGPGSRSPGDSLIHNGADDNASGVAALLEMAHQLKNSDALSSNVLFVAFSGEELGLYGSKHFVDAMPMPPDQVRYMINLDMVGRLGDSRRLVVSGTGTSPAWAPALDAAAEATNITLAEDPSGLGASDHTSFYLDDIPAVHLFTGAHDHYHTPGDDSHRIDYDGLHDVATFAVRLVEALGDDGDLPFTETDNEPQGRRTSFDVTLGVMPDYTFDGTGMRIDAVTEDDGPAARAGLRAGDVVVRVGDVTVDDIYAYMDALGELAPGDATTVVVKRGDQTLKAEVQF
- a CDS encoding HmuY family protein; this translates as MRRISSLLSILLLGGALVLTGCDSTGVSGDDGEDDAPLTMTRVENLPGDPDTTSGGGYPQGHNQFAFFSLRDSSVVLHSDEQARTDSASTMWDLAFRGTDIIVNGGPNGPGQGAAYVAENAFQEVSEVTPDSLTRHAVEDWYNYNENGNHIVRPTPGHTIVVRTADGESYAKLRILSYYEGAPENPAESGAESRYYTFEYVLQDDGTRFE
- a CDS encoding FecCD family ABC transporter permease gives rise to the protein MDFSAVTTNSGTDTRTDAREGPRPSGAASSRRARQRGREWRVLTGLVALLLGAVAAGLAVGAVAISPGQVLAILGDKVGLTLPWSYEHRQALVLTAIRLPRVLLGVGVGGGLAVSGAVMQGLFRNPLADPSLIGVSSGAALAAVVTIVLGSTLVGAWGDTLGAVLLPAAAFVGGVGATVVVYRLGTRNGQTSVATMLLAGIAINALAGAGTGLMTFIADDDQLRDLTFWTLGSLGGATWTQLAVVGPCLLGGMIAAPFLARPLNALLLGEGEAYHLGINIERTKKLVVTLAALVVGAAVAVSGVIGFIGLVVPHLLRLAVGPDHRVLIPGSALLGGALLLGADVLARTIVTPAELPIGIVTALVGAPFFLWLLLRDRTRGAGYSF